In the genome of Natronorubrum sediminis, one region contains:
- a CDS encoding ferredoxin → MPRYEVTIEKDACDGIFACLTRDPRFVEGEDGLATVDPSADPVYDCEGEVTDNAERVVATFDDDRIDEAKQAAAACPTDAIIVEEVGK, encoded by the coding sequence ATGCCACGATACGAAGTCACAATCGAGAAAGACGCCTGCGACGGCATCTTCGCCTGCCTGACGCGAGACCCGCGATTCGTCGAGGGCGAAGACGGCCTCGCGACGGTCGATCCGAGCGCGGATCCCGTCTACGACTGCGAAGGCGAGGTCACCGACAACGCAGAACGCGTCGTCGCCACGTTCGACGACGACCGCATCGACGAAGCGAAGCAGGCCGCTGCAGCCTGTCCGACGGACGCGATTATCGTCGAAGAGGTGGGCAAATGA
- a CDS encoding DUF3209 family protein — MSCHEIEALRLGLMNVLGVGDQHARDHAEKELEGHLEGPIEALVEAESLTAIERHLDAALVDLEEEVAEMDRDDPEYDYTRGRLLEVRNAERAIKRLRVQSESIVDGLGEAHDTLHEIFPTEE; from the coding sequence ATGAGCTGCCACGAAATCGAAGCGCTGCGACTCGGATTGATGAACGTCCTCGGCGTCGGGGACCAACACGCCCGCGATCACGCGGAGAAAGAACTCGAGGGTCATCTCGAGGGACCGATCGAGGCCCTCGTCGAGGCTGAAAGCCTGACGGCGATCGAACGCCATCTCGACGCGGCGCTAGTCGACCTCGAGGAGGAGGTCGCCGAAATGGACCGCGACGATCCCGAATACGATTACACGCGAGGTCGGCTGCTCGAGGTGCGAAACGCCGAGCGAGCGATCAAGCGCCTTCGGGTGCAAAGTGAGAGCATCGTCGACGGGCTCGGGGAGGCCCACGACACGCTGCACGAAATCTTCCCAACCGAGGAGTGA
- a CDS encoding outer membrane protein assembly factor BamB family protein, with the protein MAETADTDRDGPTDGRETLAFQSVPLGDIESARSRHMWTRSAVHVADDGTLVVTGEWDGTVTARAAGSESLETRWSLTHPEHAVGITTLEDGGTAETVVVAGRGDTGTIAAYDATTGDQRWRYDTVDDLGEAVKDTIFYLPYVVDLEVAPDGETLYAAARRYERDGETRQWHSTVYAFAADGSVRWTYETDASPIALDIDASGERLAVGYNRCMGDHDTGLVVLETESGGLEWTWDPGTDGDRRVGDVSFDGDSIAVSSHGDKRGYLLGPGGAERWHVDLAVETEREGETLYAYPNHAVASDGTVSFVTGNTYAVGARETEHRHPHEHRLATFDADGELLWADGVQGFVHGLATDGETVVTPCAQNFRVRDPDTHAVRWFDRKSGSRGVEPFEGIATACALAGNTLAAIEEPVTYHDEDRTRGEYALHIVTLE; encoded by the coding sequence ATGGCTGAAACCGCTGACACCGACCGAGACGGCCCGACGGACGGACGGGAGACCCTCGCGTTCCAGTCGGTCCCCCTCGGCGACATCGAGTCGGCTCGCAGTCGCCACATGTGGACCAGATCCGCGGTTCACGTTGCCGATGACGGCACCCTCGTCGTTACCGGCGAGTGGGACGGAACCGTCACCGCTCGAGCAGCCGGGTCCGAATCGCTCGAGACCCGCTGGTCGCTCACCCACCCGGAGCACGCGGTCGGGATCACGACGCTCGAGGACGGTGGAACTGCCGAGACGGTCGTCGTCGCCGGACGCGGCGACACGGGAACCATTGCGGCCTACGACGCGACGACGGGCGACCAACGCTGGCGCTACGACACCGTCGACGACCTCGGCGAAGCCGTCAAAGACACAATCTTCTACCTCCCCTACGTCGTCGACCTCGAGGTCGCTCCCGACGGTGAAACGCTTTACGCCGCCGCGAGACGGTACGAACGCGACGGCGAGACGCGCCAGTGGCACAGCACCGTCTACGCGTTCGCCGCCGACGGCTCGGTTCGCTGGACGTACGAAACCGACGCCTCGCCCATCGCGCTGGATATAGACGCCAGCGGGGAACGACTCGCAGTGGGATACAACCGCTGTATGGGCGACCACGACACCGGACTCGTCGTCCTCGAGACGGAATCAGGAGGGCTCGAGTGGACCTGGGACCCGGGGACGGACGGTGACCGCCGCGTCGGTGACGTCTCCTTCGACGGCGATTCGATCGCGGTCTCGAGTCACGGCGACAAACGCGGCTACCTGCTCGGACCCGGCGGCGCGGAACGCTGGCACGTCGACCTCGCAGTCGAAACCGAACGTGAGGGAGAGACCCTCTATGCGTACCCGAACCACGCCGTCGCGAGCGACGGGACGGTGTCGTTCGTGACTGGGAACACCTACGCCGTCGGCGCTCGAGAAACTGAACACCGACATCCACACGAGCACCGTCTCGCGACGTTCGACGCCGACGGCGAACTCCTGTGGGCCGACGGCGTCCAGGGGTTCGTTCACGGCCTCGCAACGGACGGCGAAACGGTCGTGACGCCGTGTGCCCAGAACTTCCGTGTTCGCGACCCCGACACCCACGCCGTTCGTTGGTTCGACCGTAAGTCTGGCTCTCGTGGCGTCGAACCGTTCGAGGGCATCGCCACGGCTTGTGCGTTGGCCGGGAACACGCTCGCAGCAATCGAAGAGCCCGTGACGTACCACGACGAGGATCGGACGCGCGGGGAGTACGCACTCCATATCGTTACCCTCGAGTAA
- a CDS encoding CbiX/SirB N-terminal domain-containing protein, producing MSTPDESRSAMSTAAFDDEAVLLVGHGSRREKSNEQVRELAADLESRLGIPADAAFLELAEPSIDDALAGLAPVASQVTIVHCSLFAASHVKNDVPLAIEQARGRYDLEIDNGAHLGIHPAILDLLDDRAGAVETELGVDRTADDVAVVLCGRGSSDPDANGDVHKLARLLYEGREFDRVEASFIGVTEPTLEESLHGLSKHRPDAVVVLPYMLGDGVLTQRVRDWTSEFDDEYPYVDALAGDPLGTDSRLLDVFADRWQEARSDSVEMSCDTCKYKVDLEGYEEDVGGARAMLRALAHQDAHADRENVDDEPHTHDAPAKHVTVCTNRTCADMGAPAVLERLRQEARDSEHCDARITRSSCLGRCGDGPMVAVYPDGIWYGDVSSEDAERIVGDHLDRDRIVSELVDQTL from the coding sequence ATGAGCACACCCGACGAGTCACGATCCGCGATGTCGACGGCCGCCTTCGACGACGAGGCCGTTCTCCTGGTCGGCCACGGCTCGCGTCGAGAGAAGTCGAACGAACAGGTGCGCGAACTCGCAGCGGACCTCGAGTCCCGTCTCGGCATTCCGGCCGACGCCGCCTTTCTCGAACTCGCAGAGCCCTCGATCGACGACGCCCTCGCCGGGCTCGCACCGGTCGCCTCGCAGGTGACGATCGTCCACTGCTCGCTGTTCGCCGCGAGTCACGTCAAGAACGACGTGCCACTGGCCATCGAGCAGGCCCGCGGGCGATACGACCTCGAGATCGATAATGGGGCGCACCTCGGAATACACCCCGCGATCTTGGACCTGCTGGACGACCGGGCTGGCGCGGTCGAGACCGAACTTGGCGTCGACCGGACAGCGGACGACGTGGCCGTCGTGCTCTGTGGTCGAGGCTCGAGCGATCCGGACGCCAACGGCGACGTCCACAAACTCGCACGACTGCTCTACGAGGGACGAGAGTTCGACCGCGTCGAGGCTTCGTTTATCGGCGTCACGGAGCCAACGCTCGAGGAGAGCCTCCACGGACTCTCGAAGCACCGGCCCGATGCTGTCGTCGTCTTGCCGTACATGCTCGGCGACGGGGTGTTGACCCAGCGGGTTCGCGACTGGACGAGCGAGTTCGACGACGAGTACCCCTACGTCGACGCGCTGGCGGGGGATCCGTTGGGAACCGACTCCCGACTGCTCGACGTTTTCGCCGATCGCTGGCAAGAAGCGCGCAGCGACAGCGTGGAGATGTCCTGTGACACCTGTAAGTACAAGGTCGACCTCGAGGGCTACGAGGAAGACGTCGGCGGCGCTCGCGCCATGTTGCGCGCGCTGGCTCACCAGGACGCTCACGCGGATCGGGAGAACGTCGACGACGAACCCCACACCCACGACGCCCCCGCGAAGCACGTCACGGTCTGTACGAATCGGACGTGTGCCGACATGGGCGCTCCCGCGGTGCTCGAACGGTTGCGACAGGAAGCCAGAGACTCCGAGCACTGCGACGCACGGATCACGCGCTCGTCCTGTCTGGGACGCTGTGGCGACGGACCGATGGTCGCCGTCTATCCGGACGGTATCTGGTACGGCGACGTCTCGAGCGAGGACGCAGAGCGAATCGTCGGGGACCACCTCGATCGCGACCGAATCGTGAGCGAACTGGTCGACCAGACGCTTTGA
- a CDS encoding cobalamin biosynthesis protein encodes MSETERQVEVPVDPLAGHPASAYLWGHVAGSGNVSDTGIEVVTNDDESARVLAAVAGGAVAHETTSRDYAHDTSITRTEDEYTLSVGGDKNGSDSALLGRSGALGLPVDGRGHYRFGAFSSHDRELLRGVLEGCGTICFKSSSGTVGISFVHEDRELLELVQELIDDCPVDAPYGDLGETSSGDYWFGVDDEAAPAFGTWLYENCEETGLFAPSRRRKLEASLEQADAYDD; translated from the coding sequence ATGAGCGAAACCGAACGGCAAGTCGAAGTCCCAGTCGACCCGCTCGCTGGCCACCCAGCGTCGGCGTACCTCTGGGGCCACGTCGCCGGGAGCGGGAACGTTTCCGATACCGGTATCGAGGTCGTCACCAACGACGACGAGTCCGCACGGGTGCTCGCAGCCGTCGCAGGCGGCGCCGTCGCACACGAGACGACCAGCCGAGACTACGCGCACGATACGTCGATCACCCGAACGGAGGACGAGTACACGCTCTCGGTCGGCGGGGATAAGAACGGTAGCGACTCCGCGCTGCTGGGACGCAGCGGCGCACTGGGCCTCCCCGTCGACGGCCGCGGACACTACCGCTTCGGAGCCTTCTCGAGTCACGACCGAGAACTCCTTCGAGGGGTGCTCGAGGGCTGTGGCACCATCTGCTTCAAGTCCTCGAGCGGGACGGTCGGCATCTCGTTCGTCCACGAGGATCGAGAGTTACTCGAGTTAGTACAGGAGCTGATCGACGACTGTCCCGTGGACGCGCCCTACGGCGACCTCGGGGAGACCTCCTCGGGTGACTACTGGTTCGGCGTCGACGACGAGGCCGCCCCCGCCTTCGGGACGTGGCTCTACGAAAACTGCGAGGAGACCGGCCTGTTCGCACCGAGTCGACGACGCAAACTCGAGGCGAGCCTCGAGCAGGCAGACGCGTACGACGACTAA